From the Desulfovibrio sp. JY genome, one window contains:
- a CDS encoding serine/threonine protein kinase, which yields MPPSARELLARLAPDFPARHVGEIYTDTTEFMSISAGDVIKLGERHFLVLRDEAERRFGLEDPKFWVKRCRNLETGGRNLLKLVFHESFPMTIGSMVVTCTRSPRKESRILDLVRGDPRFMQGETVLDTAGNPVRILEVVAGKRLDEKIEALEMPHQDYFHTLFPDVLARFIEACEAIAWLHERNEKHGDVRRDHLYVSYDTGRYVWIDFDYTFDFQESPFGLDLFGLGNIIQFLVGMGQHTTQSITPAQRELIEPEDCSIMFANRIVNLKKLFPYIPDALNNVLLRFSLGANVFYDATRDLIRDLTKAHDALDA from the coding sequence TTGCCCCCATCCGCCCGAGAGCTCCTGGCCAGGCTGGCTCCGGATTTCCCCGCCCGCCACGTCGGCGAAATCTATACCGACACCACCGAATTCATGAGCATCAGCGCCGGCGACGTGATCAAGCTCGGCGAACGCCATTTCCTGGTCCTGCGCGACGAGGCCGAACGCCGCTTCGGCCTGGAAGACCCCAAATTCTGGGTCAAGCGCTGCCGCAACCTGGAAACCGGCGGCCGCAATCTGCTCAAGCTCGTGTTCCACGAAAGCTTTCCCATGACCATCGGCTCCATGGTCGTCACCTGCACCAGAAGCCCCCGCAAGGAATCGCGCATACTCGACCTCGTGCGCGGCGATCCCCGCTTCATGCAGGGCGAAACGGTCCTGGACACGGCCGGCAACCCGGTGCGCATCCTGGAGGTCGTGGCCGGCAAACGCCTGGACGAAAAGATCGAAGCCCTGGAAATGCCCCACCAGGACTATTTCCACACCCTCTTCCCCGACGTGCTGGCCCGGTTCATCGAGGCCTGCGAGGCCATAGCCTGGCTCCACGAGCGCAACGAAAAACACGGCGACGTGCGCCGCGACCACCTCTACGTCAGCTACGACACGGGCCGCTATGTCTGGATCGACTTCGACTACACCTTCGATTTCCAGGAAAGCCCTTTCGGCCTGGACCTGTTCGGCCTCGGCAACATCATCCAGTTCCTGGTGGGCATGGGCCAGCACACCACCCAGTCCATCACCCCGGCCCAGCGCGAACTGATCGAACCCGAGGACTGCTCCATCATGTTCGCCAACCGCATCGTGAACCTCAAAAAACTCTTTCCGTACATACCGGATGCGCTCAATAACGTGCTGCTGCGGTTTTCGCTCGGAGCGAACGTCTTTTACGACGCGACCAGGGACCTCATCCGCGACCTGACCAAGGCGCACGACGCCCTCGACGCGTAA
- a CDS encoding 4Fe-4S binding protein, whose protein sequence is MKIHRAVRMERCIGCHSCSLACARLVYKNLSWNTAGIRIRSTGGVSSGFQAILCLACDPAPCAAACPTGAMVQRKSGGGVLLKKNLCIRCGECAKACPVDAINIDAAGNPSVCIHCGQCIPYCPHGCLELVDAEASAAPCMESCDVAK, encoded by the coding sequence ATGAAGATCCATCGCGCCGTGCGCATGGAACGCTGTATCGGTTGCCATTCCTGTTCGCTGGCCTGCGCCCGCTTGGTCTACAAGAACCTGTCCTGGAACACCGCCGGCATCCGCATCCGTTCCACGGGCGGCGTGTCCAGCGGCTTCCAGGCCATCCTGTGCCTGGCCTGCGATCCCGCCCCTTGCGCCGCCGCCTGTCCCACCGGAGCCATGGTCCAGCGCAAATCCGGCGGCGGGGTGCTGCTCAAAAAAAATCTGTGCATCCGCTGCGGCGAGTGCGCCAAGGCCTGCCCGGTCGATGCCATTAATATCGACGCCGCCGGCAACCCCAGCGTGTGCATCCACTGCGGCCAGTGCATCCCGTACTGTCCCCATGGCTGCCTGGAGCTCGTCGACGCCGAGGCGTCCGCCGCGCCCTGTATGGAGAGCTGCGATGTCGCCAAATGA
- the glgB gene encoding 1,4-alpha-glucan branching protein GlgB, which translates to MKASAKKTETPCLPVDIGELDIYLFGQGKHWDLYRVLGAHAQDGPKGPGYRFAVWAPNAKAVSVVGDFNGWQAGVHKLFPVAASGVWAGFIPGFSHGELYKFAVTRKYGDTVFKTDPFAFFAEVRPGVAARAWGLDEYAWNDAAWMDARRAKGLPINDAISVYEVHPGSWRWNTKEYGSFYSYRELAETLVPYVRDLGFTHIEFMPLAEHPLDESWGYQTGHYFAPTSRFGTPEDLRFLIDACHQAGIGVILDWVPGHFPKDAWCLGRFDGTGLYEHEDPRQGEHPDWGTYVFNYGRHEVRNFLFSNALYWFKEFHIDGLRIDAVASMLYLDYSRKEGQWVPNKFGGKENIDAIDFLRDLNVVVHDHFPGAAMIAEESTSWAGVSRPVYTGGLGFTFKWNMGWMNDTLDYFTKDPVYRSYHQNQLTFSMLYAFHENFILPLSHDEVTHGKGSLIGKMPGDQWQQMANLRLFLSYMWAHPGKKLLFMGCEFGQWKEWSSREELDWVLTRFPPHQGAMNLVRALNTLHKAYPAMYSQDNDWTGFEWVDLSDYASSVITFLRKAPDGSQILWAFNFTPIVREAYTVGCRVPGFWREIYNSDSTYFGGTDAGNDGGVSARPATYGGWPYFLSLRLPPLAAVAFTPE; encoded by the coding sequence ATGAAAGCTTCCGCCAAGAAAACCGAAACGCCGTGCCTGCCCGTGGATATCGGCGAACTCGATATCTACCTCTTCGGCCAGGGCAAGCACTGGGACCTTTACCGCGTGCTCGGCGCCCATGCCCAGGACGGGCCAAAGGGGCCGGGCTACCGTTTCGCCGTCTGGGCGCCCAACGCCAAGGCCGTGTCCGTGGTCGGGGATTTCAACGGCTGGCAGGCCGGCGTGCATAAGCTCTTTCCGGTTGCGGCCTCGGGCGTCTGGGCTGGCTTTATCCCTGGCTTTTCCCACGGGGAACTCTACAAGTTCGCGGTAACCCGGAAATACGGCGACACCGTCTTCAAGACCGATCCCTTCGCCTTTTTTGCCGAGGTGCGCCCCGGCGTGGCCGCCAGGGCCTGGGGCCTGGACGAGTATGCCTGGAACGACGCAGCCTGGATGGACGCCCGGCGGGCCAAGGGACTGCCCATAAACGACGCCATTTCCGTCTATGAAGTCCACCCCGGCTCCTGGCGCTGGAACACCAAGGAATACGGTTCGTTTTACTCCTACCGCGAGCTGGCCGAAACCCTCGTGCCCTACGTGCGCGACCTGGGATTTACCCATATCGAGTTCATGCCCCTGGCCGAACATCCTCTGGACGAATCCTGGGGCTACCAGACCGGGCATTATTTCGCCCCGACCTCGCGCTTCGGCACGCCCGAGGACCTGCGTTTTTTGATCGACGCCTGCCATCAGGCCGGCATCGGCGTCATCCTCGATTGGGTGCCTGGCCATTTTCCCAAGGATGCATGGTGCCTGGGCCGCTTCGACGGCACCGGGCTCTACGAGCACGAGGACCCGCGCCAGGGCGAGCACCCGGACTGGGGCACCTACGTCTTCAATTACGGCCGCCACGAGGTGCGCAATTTTCTTTTCTCCAACGCGCTTTACTGGTTCAAGGAATTCCACATCGACGGCCTGCGCATCGACGCCGTGGCCAGCATGCTCTACCTCGATTACTCCCGGAAGGAAGGGCAGTGGGTTCCCAACAAGTTCGGCGGCAAGGAGAACATCGACGCCATCGATTTCCTGCGTGACCTCAATGTCGTGGTCCACGATCATTTTCCCGGCGCGGCCATGATCGCCGAGGAGTCCACCTCCTGGGCCGGCGTGTCACGGCCGGTCTACACCGGGGGCCTGGGCTTCACCTTCAAGTGGAACATGGGCTGGATGAACGACACGCTCGATTATTTCACCAAGGACCCGGTCTATCGCTCCTACCACCAGAACCAGCTCACCTTTTCCATGCTCTACGCCTTCCACGAGAATTTCATCCTGCCGCTGTCCCACGACGAGGTGACCCACGGGAAAGGGTCGCTCATCGGCAAGATGCCCGGGGATCAATGGCAGCAGATGGCCAACCTGCGCCTTTTTCTCTCGTATATGTGGGCGCATCCCGGCAAGAAGCTCCTTTTCATGGGCTGCGAGTTCGGACAGTGGAAAGAGTGGAGTTCCCGCGAGGAGCTCGACTGGGTGCTGACCCGGTTTCCCCCGCACCAGGGGGCCATGAACCTCGTGCGGGCGCTCAATACCCTGCATAAGGCCTATCCGGCCATGTACAGTCAGGATAACGACTGGACCGGCTTCGAATGGGTGGACCTGTCCGATTATGCCTCCTCGGTCATCACCTTCCTGCGCAAGGCCCCGGACGGCTCGCAAATCCTGTGGGCCTTCAACTTCACTCCCATCGTGCGCGAGGCCTACACCGTGGGCTGCCGCGTGCCGGGCTTCTGGCGCGAAATCTACAACTCCGATTCCACCTACTTCGGGGGCACCGACGCCGGCAACGACGGCGGCGTCTCGGCCCGGCCCGCCACCTACGGCGGCTGGCCCTACTTCCTGTCCCTCAGACTCCCCCCCCTGGCCGCCGTCGCCTTCACGCCGGAGTAG
- the pdxA gene encoding 4-hydroxythreonine-4-phosphate dehydrogenase PdxA: protein MYKTLPPILMTLGDVNGIGPELICRLLAAKAYPDLRLALIGPEAALAHHCRHFSITPFWTPLPPSTPDALADRAPGIYLLTPPRLDGLPATPGKETPAGGLAAGESLEYAVAILARHPDWGLVTGPLSKAALNEAGFAFPGHTEFLAERSGVGREGVCMHLCGPVLRVSLVTTHPPLARVPSLVTYDRVARCLELTWDYVRRLGVADKPIAVCGLNPHAGEGGLLGREDEDVVRPAVMAAVAKGVGAVGPLPADTVFHRAVGGEFSAILAMYHDQGLPPLKMLHFNETVNVTLGLPFVRTSVGHGTAFDLVGTGRADTGSLEAALDLAMRLV from the coding sequence ATGTACAAAACACTCCCCCCCATCCTCATGACTCTGGGCGACGTAAACGGCATCGGGCCGGAACTGATTTGCCGGCTTCTCGCCGCCAAGGCCTATCCCGATCTCCGGCTGGCCCTGATCGGCCCGGAAGCGGCGCTTGCGCACCATTGCCGGCATTTCTCCATCACACCGTTCTGGACGCCCTTGCCCCCGTCCACTCCGGACGCTCTGGCCGACCGCGCGCCCGGCATCTACCTCCTGACGCCGCCGCGCCTGGACGGGCTTCCGGCCACACCGGGCAAGGAAACCCCGGCCGGCGGGCTGGCCGCGGGCGAATCCCTGGAATACGCGGTAGCCATATTGGCCCGGCATCCCGACTGGGGACTCGTTACCGGGCCGCTGTCCAAGGCGGCGCTCAACGAAGCCGGATTCGCCTTTCCGGGGCACACGGAATTTCTGGCCGAGCGTTCGGGCGTGGGGCGCGAGGGCGTGTGCATGCACCTGTGCGGCCCGGTGCTGCGGGTCAGCCTCGTCACCACCCATCCGCCCCTGGCCAGAGTGCCGTCCCTCGTCACCTATGACCGGGTGGCGCGCTGTCTGGAACTGACCTGGGACTATGTGCGGCGCCTTGGCGTGGCGGACAAACCCATCGCGGTCTGCGGGCTCAATCCGCATGCCGGGGAGGGGGGGCTTCTCGGCCGCGAGGACGAGGATGTGGTGCGCCCGGCCGTCATGGCGGCCGTGGCCAAGGGCGTGGGCGCGGTCGGGCCGCTGCCGGCGGACACGGTCTTTCACCGGGCGGTCGGCGGGGAATTTTCCGCCATTCTGGCCATGTACCATGACCAGGGGCTGCCGCCGCTCAAGATGCTCCACTTTAACGAGACGGTGAACGTGACGCTCGGGCTTCCCTTTGTGCGCACCTCGGTCGGGCACGGCACGGCCTTCGATCTCGTCGGCACCGGCCGGGCCGACACCGGCAGCCTGGAAGCCGCCCTCGACCTGGCGATGCGTTTGGTTTGA
- a CDS encoding universal stress protein, translating to MRDTKILIAFDGSDNSLRAVSYTAAMIGGGQKRLVTVAAIERPPDRDLFPDDLSWKAECARRVDAMRASLLDAKAMLVAVGIPDDWVETRFVESCRSPLRESMECSIGTSIALEILRLAEEGGFGTVVVGRRGVSKQEEFLFGSVSTKIIHAAKGLAVWVVA from the coding sequence ATGCGCGACACGAAAATCCTGATCGCCTTCGACGGCTCGGACAATTCGCTCCGGGCCGTTTCCTACACCGCCGCCATGATCGGCGGCGGCCAGAAACGTCTGGTCACCGTGGCCGCCATCGAACGGCCGCCGGACCGCGACCTGTTCCCGGACGACCTTTCCTGGAAGGCGGAATGCGCCCGCCGTGTGGACGCCATGCGCGCCTCGCTGCTCGACGCCAAGGCCATGCTGGTGGCGGTCGGTATCCCCGACGACTGGGTGGAGACGCGATTCGTGGAAAGCTGCCGCTCGCCGCTGCGGGAGTCCATGGAATGCAGCATCGGCACGAGCATCGCCCTCGAAATCCTGCGCCTGGCCGAGGAAGGCGGCTTCGGTACGGTGGTGGTCGGCCGGCGCGGCGTGTCCAAACAGGAAGAATTCCTCTTCGGCTCCGTTTCGACCAAGATCATCCACGCGGCCAAAGGCCTGGCCGTGTGGGTGGTAGCTTAA
- a CDS encoding aldehyde ferredoxin oxidoreductase: MSPNDNDKDLFRVLVYDLSQGRGDLVMVPGRGSWIGGSGLAALLYSKYGLPGEAPFDPRQPLIFAIGPATGYFPLMSKTVCGFKSPYNNNYAESHAGGRSALALRFAGLDALVVTGRAPRLSVLVVGSRRIELIDVHFLRGADVFTTGKLLRKIAAGASGHRSIMRIGPAGENGSAYACINVDTYRHFGRLGAGAVMGAKNCKAVVVMGDGDLPLPEDKSYPKLFKDIHEKVTASGMMEKYHNLGTPANVLPLNELKSLPWRNLAATSDPEADKISGEAFAEKLLMHNAACSGCPVGCIHVGMVREMFSASHRFAIHQVAYDHEPNFAAGPMLGVTDPTEVLAINDVADRQGLDIISAGVALAWAVEATTKGLITEKETEVRLTFGDADAFKRAMWLLGHKANDFYAALGQGALVAASQYGGEDFACVLGQEMAGYATGETYFASQTVAFRHSHLDTGAYSYDQKHKEKDVDAVVKFLVDDERERVLLTCLVACLFAREVYKPEVVAEVLSCLGHGELAANIDAASEHARCERWRRKMETGYDPINTHIPKRFSEITTWKGPVDAAYMEALRQGYAKAVLQLAAPAPDA, encoded by the coding sequence ATGTCGCCAAATGACAACGACAAGGACCTCTTCCGCGTACTCGTCTACGACCTGTCCCAGGGGCGGGGCGATCTGGTCATGGTGCCCGGGCGCGGCTCGTGGATCGGCGGTTCGGGGCTGGCGGCGCTGCTCTATTCCAAATACGGCCTGCCCGGGGAGGCCCCGTTCGACCCGCGCCAGCCGCTCATTTTCGCCATCGGCCCGGCAACAGGCTATTTTCCGCTCATGAGCAAGACCGTTTGCGGCTTCAAATCGCCCTACAATAACAATTACGCCGAGTCCCACGCCGGCGGTCGCTCGGCCCTGGCCCTGCGATTCGCCGGCCTCGACGCGCTGGTCGTGACGGGCCGGGCGCCGCGCCTGTCGGTGCTGGTGGTCGGCTCGCGGCGCATCGAACTGATCGACGTCCATTTCCTGCGCGGGGCCGACGTCTTTACAACGGGCAAGCTCCTGCGCAAGATCGCTGCCGGCGCCTCCGGCCACCGCTCCATCATGCGTATCGGTCCGGCCGGGGAAAACGGCAGCGCCTACGCCTGCATCAACGTCGACACCTACCGCCATTTCGGCCGGTTGGGGGCCGGGGCGGTCATGGGCGCCAAGAACTGCAAGGCCGTGGTGGTCATGGGCGACGGCGACCTGCCGCTGCCCGAGGACAAAAGCTATCCCAAGCTTTTCAAGGACATCCACGAGAAGGTCACGGCCTCGGGGATGATGGAAAAGTACCACAACCTCGGCACCCCGGCCAACGTGCTGCCCTTAAACGAACTCAAGTCCCTGCCCTGGCGCAACCTGGCCGCGACAAGCGACCCCGAGGCGGATAAAATCTCGGGCGAGGCCTTTGCCGAAAAGCTCCTCATGCACAACGCCGCCTGTTCCGGCTGCCCGGTGGGCTGCATCCATGTGGGCATGGTGCGGGAGATGTTTTCCGCCTCCCACCGTTTCGCCATCCATCAGGTGGCCTACGACCATGAGCCCAATTTCGCCGCCGGCCCCATGCTCGGCGTCACCGACCCGACCGAGGTGCTGGCCATAAACGACGTGGCCGACCGGCAGGGCCTGGACATCATCTCGGCCGGCGTGGCCCTGGCCTGGGCCGTGGAGGCCACGACCAAGGGACTTATTACCGAAAAGGAAACCGAGGTCAGGCTTACGTTCGGCGACGCGGACGCCTTCAAGCGGGCCATGTGGCTGCTCGGGCACAAGGCCAACGATTTCTACGCCGCCCTTGGCCAGGGGGCGCTGGTCGCGGCTTCCCAGTACGGCGGCGAGGACTTCGCCTGCGTGCTGGGCCAGGAGATGGCCGGTTATGCCACGGGCGAGACCTACTTCGCTTCCCAGACCGTGGCCTTCCGCCACTCCCACCTCGATACCGGGGCCTATTCCTACGACCAGAAGCACAAGGAAAAGGACGTGGACGCGGTGGTCAAATTCCTTGTGGACGACGAACGCGAACGCGTGCTGCTTACCTGTCTTGTGGCCTGCCTGTTTGCCCGGGAAGTCTACAAGCCCGAGGTCGTGGCCGAAGTGCTTTCCTGTCTGGGCCATGGGGAGCTGGCCGCCAACATCGATGCGGCCAGCGAACATGCCAGGTGCGAACGTTGGCGGCGCAAGATGGAAACCGGCTACGATCCGATCAACACGCACATTCCCAAGCGGTTTTCCGAAATCACCACTTGGAAAGGTCCCGTGGACGCCGCCTATATGGAAGCCCTGCGCCAGGGCTACGCCAAAGCGGTGCTGCAATTGGCCGCTCCCGCGCCGGACGCGTAA